The Ignatzschineria rhizosphaerae genome contains a region encoding:
- a CDS encoding class II 3-deoxy-7-phosphoheptulonate synthase, translating to MSQIWTPSSWRNFPAAQLPNYKDAAALKAVEDRLRKAPPLVFAGEARSLKAQLADAVYGKAFLLQGGDCAESFADFSSDNIRDTFRVLLQMAITLTFAASSPVIKVGRIAGQFAKPRSSDTETIDGITLPSYRGDIVNGIEFTEAAREPNPERLWQAYAQSGLTLNLLRAFAKGGYADLHRVQRWTMGFVEKSPQAERYIDLATRIQDALKFMQACGVDPNNAIIRETEYFTSHEMLLLGYEEAMTRTDSTTGDWYNTSAHMVWIGERTRQLDGAHIEFAKGIANPVGVKVSQKMGEDELIRLIDALNPNNEPGKLTLITRMGADNILEHLPRLLRTVKNEGRHVVWSCDPMHGNTITENRYKTRPFDRILAEVINFFDAHNAEGTYAGGVHFEMTGTDVTECLGGGQNITSKDLEDRYHTHCDPRLNAQQSLELAFQISSKLKEHREKIPARV from the coding sequence ATGAGCCAGATTTGGACCCCATCTAGTTGGAGAAACTTCCCGGCAGCACAATTGCCGAACTACAAAGATGCAGCAGCACTTAAAGCCGTTGAAGATCGTCTGCGTAAAGCTCCACCACTCGTTTTTGCGGGTGAAGCAAGATCGCTTAAAGCACAACTTGCAGATGCGGTATATGGAAAAGCATTTTTACTTCAAGGGGGCGATTGCGCAGAGAGTTTTGCTGATTTTAGTTCAGATAATATTCGTGATACTTTCCGTGTATTACTACAAATGGCAATCACCCTGACATTCGCCGCAAGTAGCCCTGTTATTAAAGTAGGACGTATTGCAGGACAATTTGCGAAACCGCGCTCATCAGATACAGAGACAATCGATGGAATTACGCTACCTAGTTACCGCGGGGATATTGTCAATGGCATCGAATTTACCGAAGCTGCCCGTGAACCAAATCCTGAGCGCTTATGGCAAGCATACGCACAATCTGGATTAACACTTAACTTATTACGCGCTTTTGCAAAAGGAGGCTATGCAGACCTTCATCGTGTACAACGTTGGACGATGGGTTTTGTGGAGAAATCACCACAAGCTGAGCGTTATATCGATCTTGCAACACGTATTCAAGATGCGCTTAAGTTTATGCAAGCTTGCGGTGTAGATCCTAATAATGCCATTATTCGTGAAACTGAATACTTTACTTCTCACGAAATGTTACTCCTTGGTTATGAGGAAGCAATGACTCGTACAGACTCCACCACAGGTGATTGGTACAATACATCAGCACATATGGTTTGGATTGGGGAAAGAACTCGCCAATTAGATGGTGCTCATATTGAGTTTGCAAAAGGAATCGCAAATCCTGTTGGCGTTAAAGTTAGCCAAAAAATGGGGGAAGATGAGCTTATTCGCCTTATTGATGCACTTAATCCTAACAATGAACCAGGTAAACTAACACTTATTACCCGCATGGGAGCTGATAATATCCTAGAACACCTCCCACGCCTACTTCGTACCGTTAAAAACGAAGGACGCCATGTTGTTTGGAGCTGCGACCCGATGCACGGTAATACAATTACTGAAAATCGTTATAAAACTCGTCCTTTTGATAGAATTCTGGCAGAAGTGATCAACTTCTTTGATGCACATAATGCAGAAGGAACCTACGCAGGGGGCGTTCACTTTGAGATGACAGGAACGGATGTGACAGAATGTTTAGGCGGCGGACAAAATATCACTTCTAAAGATCTTGAAGATCGCTACCATACACATTGCGACCCAAGATTAAATGCGCAACAAAGCCTTGAACTTGCCTTCCAAATCTCATCTAAACTGAAAGAGCATCGCGAAAAAATTCCAGCTCGCGTATAA
- the ilvC gene encoding ketol-acid reductoisomerase — translation MNVFYDKDADISLIKNTTVAIIGYGSQGHAHAQNLKDSGVNVIVGLRKGGASWNKAVNAGHNVQEIAEATKAADFVMILLPDENQPAVYRDAIEPNLKNGATLAFAHGFNIHYNQIVPRKDLDVVMVAPKGPGHTVRSEYVKGGGVPTLIAIYQDSTGKARDIALSYASANGGGKAGVIETSFQEETETDLFGEQAVLCGGAVELVKAGFEVLTEAGYAPEMAYFECLHELKLIVDLMYEGGIENMNYSISNNAEYGEYVTGPEIITEDTKDAMRYALYRIQSGEYAKMFIQEGMTNYPSMTALRRLTAEHPIEKTGAKLRAMMPWITENSLVDQSKN, via the coding sequence ATGAATGTTTTTTACGATAAAGATGCCGATATCTCATTAATCAAAAATACAACAGTTGCAATCATTGGGTATGGTTCACAAGGTCATGCGCATGCGCAAAACCTCAAAGATTCAGGTGTCAATGTTATCGTCGGTCTTCGTAAAGGCGGTGCTTCATGGAATAAAGCCGTGAATGCAGGTCACAACGTACAAGAGATCGCAGAAGCAACGAAAGCTGCAGATTTTGTGATGATTCTTCTCCCTGATGAGAACCAACCTGCTGTTTATCGTGATGCGATTGAACCAAACCTTAAAAATGGCGCAACGCTTGCTTTTGCACACGGATTTAACATTCACTATAACCAAATCGTTCCACGTAAAGATCTTGATGTGGTAATGGTTGCACCAAAAGGCCCAGGCCATACAGTTCGCTCAGAATATGTAAAAGGTGGCGGTGTTCCAACGTTAATTGCAATTTATCAAGACTCAACTGGTAAAGCACGTGATATCGCCCTTTCATATGCATCAGCAAATGGTGGTGGTAAAGCAGGTGTTATCGAAACATCATTCCAAGAAGAGACTGAAACAGATCTTTTTGGTGAGCAAGCAGTTCTTTGTGGTGGTGCTGTTGAGCTTGTTAAGGCGGGCTTTGAAGTATTAACAGAAGCAGGTTATGCACCAGAAATGGCATACTTTGAGTGCTTACATGAATTAAAACTCATTGTTGACTTAATGTATGAAGGCGGAATTGAGAACATGAACTATTCAATCTCAAATAATGCTGAGTATGGTGAATATGTAACAGGTCCTGAAATCATTACAGAAGATACAAAAGATGCAATGCGTTATGCTCTTTATCGTATCCAATCTGGTGAATATGCAAAAATGTTTATTCAAGAAGGGATGACGAACTACCCTTCAATGACCGCTCTTAGACGCTTAACGGCAGAACATCCAATTGAGAAAACAGGTGCTAAACTCCGTGCAATGATGCCATGGATTACAGAAAACAGCCTTGTTGACCAATCTAAAAACTAA
- the ilvN gene encoding acetolactate synthase small subunit, with product MTFNTETSRHIISILMENEAGALSKVVNLFSARGYNIESLSVAATDDPSLARLTLVTIANNHVVEQIVKQLNKLIDVVKLTDLCDSAYVEREMMLIKVQAEGQNRSELFRINEMFRGRVIDVTPLSYTIEMTGTQEKLDAFIVAVNELGIIEIVRSGALGLVRGAKGLTL from the coding sequence ATGACATTTAATACAGAAACTTCGCGTCATATTATTTCGATCTTAATGGAGAACGAAGCGGGCGCATTATCTAAAGTAGTAAACCTATTTTCTGCACGTGGCTACAATATTGAAAGCTTAAGTGTGGCAGCAACTGATGATCCTTCTCTTGCAAGATTGACGTTAGTCACCATTGCCAACAACCATGTGGTTGAACAGATTGTAAAACAACTGAATAAACTCATAGATGTTGTCAAATTAACAGATCTTTGCGATAGTGCTTATGTTGAACGCGAAATGATGTTGATTAAGGTGCAAGCTGAAGGCCAAAACCGATCAGAACTCTTTCGTATCAATGAGATGTTCAGAGGTCGTGTCATCGACGTTACACCACTTTCATACACTATTGAGATGACCGGAACTCAAGAAAAACTCGACGCATTTATTGTCGCAGTCAATGAGCTTGGTATTATCGAAATTGTCCGTTCTGGCGCACTAGGGCTAGTTCGTGGTGCAAAAGGCTTAACACTCTAA
- the ilvB gene encoding biosynthetic-type acetolactate synthase large subunit, producing the protein MKLSGAEIIIHSLIKENVECIFGYPGGAVLPLYDEIYKQDKIEHILVRHEQAATHAADGYARTTGKPGVVLVTSGPGLTNAVTGIATAYMDSIPMIVLSGQVATSLIGNDAFQEVDTVGITLPCVKHNFLVKDVNDLAITIKKAFYIATTGRPGPVVIDLPKDITVHEAEFDYPKEISMRSYNPTVKGHSKQIARAYDLIMKAERPMVYTGGGVIIGEAHNELRQFVKDLNLPITSTLMGLGAYEGTDKQFLGMLGMHGTYEANMAMHHCDVLVALGARFDDRITGTLESFCPYAKIIHVDVDPSSIAKNVAVDLPIVGQLQPVLEELNNIHKQQKGQLDKEALGNWWDQIAKWREMKSLAYEQSDVIIKPQFVVEKLFEVTNGEAIVTSDVGQHQMWAAQYYPFDEPRQWLNSGGLGTMGFGLPAAMGAKIARPDKDVACITGDGSIQMMLQELSTMLQYCSPVKIINLNNGYLGMVRQWQEFFFQKRYCMSYFDSLPDFVKLAEAYGHSGVQIHKPSDVEPALREAFKQKDKTIFLDFITDPSENVYPMIPAGKGHHEMILAGRDKMENTVKDGLSQV; encoded by the coding sequence GTGAAATTAAGCGGTGCAGAAATCATCATCCACTCCTTAATAAAGGAAAACGTGGAGTGTATCTTCGGTTACCCTGGTGGTGCCGTATTACCCCTATACGATGAGATTTACAAACAAGACAAAATTGAGCACATTCTAGTCCGCCATGAACAAGCAGCAACACACGCAGCTGATGGTTATGCGCGCACCACTGGAAAACCAGGTGTCGTCCTGGTCACTTCTGGTCCTGGACTGACCAATGCTGTCACTGGTATTGCAACTGCTTACATGGATTCCATCCCAATGATTGTCCTATCAGGACAAGTTGCCACAAGCTTAATTGGGAATGATGCCTTCCAAGAAGTTGATACTGTTGGAATTACCCTTCCATGTGTCAAACATAACTTCTTAGTGAAAGATGTGAATGACCTCGCAATCACAATTAAAAAAGCATTCTATATTGCCACAACAGGCCGACCTGGCCCGGTTGTTATTGACCTTCCAAAAGATATTACGGTTCATGAGGCAGAATTTGATTATCCAAAAGAGATCAGCATGCGCTCCTACAACCCAACGGTAAAAGGACACTCAAAGCAAATCGCTCGCGCATATGATCTAATTATGAAAGCAGAACGCCCGATGGTTTATACCGGCGGCGGAGTCATTATTGGTGAAGCACACAATGAGCTTCGTCAATTTGTAAAAGATCTTAATCTTCCTATCACAAGCACTCTAATGGGATTAGGGGCTTATGAGGGAACAGACAAACAATTCCTTGGTATGCTTGGCATGCATGGAACTTATGAAGCAAATATGGCAATGCATCACTGTGATGTATTAGTTGCACTCGGTGCTCGTTTCGATGACCGTATTACCGGTACACTCGAATCATTTTGCCCCTATGCAAAAATTATTCACGTAGATGTCGATCCGTCTTCAATTGCTAAAAACGTTGCTGTTGACCTGCCTATTGTTGGGCAACTTCAGCCGGTACTTGAAGAGCTCAATAATATTCATAAACAACAAAAAGGCCAGCTTGACAAAGAGGCACTTGGAAATTGGTGGGATCAAATTGCAAAGTGGCGTGAGATGAAATCACTTGCTTACGAGCAAAGCGATGTCATTATCAAACCACAATTTGTTGTTGAAAAATTATTTGAGGTAACAAATGGCGAAGCTATTGTCACTTCAGATGTCGGTCAGCATCAAATGTGGGCTGCGCAATATTACCCTTTTGATGAGCCTCGTCAGTGGCTTAACTCTGGTGGTCTTGGCACAATGGGCTTTGGACTTCCAGCGGCAATGGGTGCAAAAATTGCACGCCCTGATAAAGATGTTGCCTGTATTACAGGGGATGGCAGTATTCAGATGATGCTCCAAGAGCTATCAACAATGTTACAGTACTGCTCGCCTGTAAAAATCATTAACCTCAACAATGGTTATTTAGGAATGGTTCGCCAATGGCAAGAATTTTTCTTCCAAAAGCGCTACTGCATGAGTTACTTTGACTCACTTCCTGATTTTGTAAAACTAGCAGAGGCTTATGGTCATAGCGGTGTTCAAATTCACAAACCAAGTGATGTAGAACCTGCGTTAAGAGAAGCTTTCAAACAGAAAGATAAGACCATTTTCCTCGATTTTATCACCGATCCCAGCGAGAATGTTTACCCAATGATTCCCGCCGGTAAAGGTCATCACGAAATGATCTTAGCGGGTCGAGATAAAATGGAAAATACGGTTAAAGATGGCTTGAGCCAAGTTTAA
- a CDS encoding homoserine dehydrogenase encodes MEPLKVGLIGLGTVASGVASVLNKNQVDITRRITRTPIIEKVFVRTLERDNPYQLNLTTNIDEIIHNHDIDIVIELIGGIEPALTYIKTALANGKSVITANKELIAIHGNELLQLAADNDVFLRFEASVAGGIPILKVLREGLAANSIDSVMGIINGTSNYILTEMSDKGADFAECLKEAQALGYAEADPTFDIKGIDAAHKLTILASSAFGIPLDFKALHIEGIDTITKEDIKISHQEGFAIKHLGIARHSEQGVELRVQPTLVPLTHAFANVNGVLNGLFIQGNAVGEQFLSGRGAGSEATASAIIADLIEIIHNEKAQYSAPALGYKVNNLSPLPILPKPAFSSNYYLSFKYLENTDTQAVSMQLESLASKTLNAPFEIKLYKENQRVIILCEKTIEESVEKLLNNAMLIEGIEETKLIRIEKF; translated from the coding sequence ATGGAGCCTCTTAAAGTAGGACTAATTGGTCTTGGCACTGTAGCCTCTGGCGTCGCCTCTGTATTAAACAAAAATCAAGTAGACATCACTCGTCGAATTACCCGAACACCGATTATCGAAAAAGTCTTTGTTCGAACACTCGAAAGAGATAATCCTTACCAATTAAATCTCACCACCAATATTGATGAGATTATTCATAACCATGATATTGATATTGTCATCGAACTTATTGGTGGCATTGAACCTGCACTAACCTATATTAAAACCGCCCTTGCAAACGGAAAATCCGTCATCACAGCCAATAAAGAGTTAATCGCCATTCATGGCAATGAATTATTACAACTTGCAGCTGATAATGATGTATTTTTACGATTTGAAGCCTCAGTTGCCGGCGGCATTCCTATTCTTAAAGTATTAAGAGAGGGATTAGCAGCTAATAGCATCGATTCTGTGATGGGCATTATTAATGGTACTTCTAATTATATTCTGACAGAGATGAGCGATAAAGGTGCTGATTTTGCAGAGTGTCTTAAAGAGGCACAAGCGCTCGGTTATGCAGAAGCGGATCCTACCTTTGATATTAAAGGAATTGATGCAGCTCACAAACTTACTATTTTAGCGTCAAGTGCTTTTGGGATTCCTCTTGATTTTAAAGCGCTTCATATCGAAGGTATTGATACCATCACAAAAGAAGATATCAAAATTAGCCATCAAGAAGGCTTTGCTATTAAGCATTTAGGAATTGCCCGCCATAGTGAACAAGGCGTAGAGCTACGAGTACAACCAACGCTTGTTCCCTTAACCCATGCATTTGCCAATGTAAACGGCGTATTAAACGGCCTATTTATTCAAGGAAATGCTGTGGGTGAACAGTTCTTAAGTGGAAGAGGTGCCGGTAGCGAGGCTACAGCTTCGGCAATCATCGCTGATCTTATTGAAATTATTCATAACGAAAAAGCACAATATAGTGCACCAGCCTTAGGCTATAAAGTGAATAATCTTTCACCACTGCCTATCTTGCCAAAACCTGCATTTAGCTCAAATTATTACTTAAGCTTTAAATATCTTGAGAACACCGATACTCAGGCTGTTTCAATGCAATTAGAGAGTTTGGCATCTAAAACACTAAATGCCCCTTTTGAAATTAAACTTTACAAAGAGAATCAAAGAGTTATCATCCTTTGTGAAAAAACAATTGAAGAAAGTGTAGAAAAACTCCTTAATAATGCTATGTTAATTGAGGGCATTGAGGAAACGAAGTTAATTCGGATAGAGAAATTTTAG
- a CDS encoding isoprenoid biosynthesis protein ElbB → MSTKHFALILAGCGHLDGAEITEASALNIALSKAGYTVSFYAPNRYQRDTIEHISGDEITPNRNILQEAARIARGSIKPIEELTLSSVDGIAMAGGFGVIKNFTNFIDKGNDAILQPDIGDKLKEAIVTKKPIIAICAAPMALAIALKELGIKDASLSFGKARNAEGFLPALKAWEITHIETQNDEAHRDAKYPIITSGAYMDSHATPYEIFLGAEACINKLA, encoded by the coding sequence ATGAGTACAAAACATTTTGCATTAATCCTTGCAGGCTGTGGTCACTTAGATGGTGCTGAGATCACCGAAGCATCAGCATTAAACATAGCCCTATCAAAGGCCGGTTACACAGTCTCATTTTATGCCCCAAATCGTTACCAAAGAGATACCATTGAGCATATTTCAGGCGATGAAATAACGCCTAACCGCAATATTTTACAAGAAGCCGCCAGAATTGCCCGAGGTTCAATCAAACCTATTGAGGAGTTAACCTTATCGAGTGTTGATGGGATTGCAATGGCAGGTGGATTTGGCGTTATTAAAAACTTCACAAATTTCATTGATAAAGGCAATGATGCCATTTTACAACCCGATATTGGTGATAAGCTTAAAGAAGCCATTGTCACGAAAAAACCCATTATCGCTATTTGTGCAGCGCCAATGGCGCTTGCGATCGCCCTTAAAGAGTTAGGGATTAAAGATGCCAGTCTCTCTTTTGGAAAAGCTCGCAATGCCGAAGGGTTCTTACCAGCGCTAAAGGCTTGGGAGATTACCCATATCGAGACTCAAAATGATGAAGCGCATAGAGATGCTAAATATCCCATTATCACAAGCGGGGCTTATATGGATAGCCATGCAACCCCTTATGAGATCTTCTTAGGCGCTGAAGCTTGTATCAATAAGCTTGCTTAA
- a CDS encoding tetratricopeptide repeat protein: MKKYFNLFLFLVCVTYPVSFAEESKLHTPLISDEKDTKQVEPTFYNESENSEVYDFLAAEIAAKREDWDGAKQHYDELLAKKNDPKILERRIQLDLAEGNIAEALPFIQRLVVQDPKNLSNYNLLAEAYLLTGDLEYAAKTYHHLVELLYLTDDGSMETSPYFAILKKFHEFELPLDTQVILFKNLAALEEYDTFPLVLLAGFLIDNSRFSEAESYLERALQLNPANPKIYALYTYIYWNIGTPEKAIALLEDAYTKYEDPEIGLELANALISNFDYEDAYQHLVRLMISTNEAPIVFEKFIGMAYAMGNYDNILEMLTNRLNQPEELTRAVLNLFYFSEVLGNSENLLKVLPEIKDPTPEYQDALLSIKAKMALSEQQYQQFEQYFKEIAALEIYDSTALAIKKMMILQEAKEFVLLDKEIALSGELLAKTNSSYLAFLKAMSAFGREDYDKMIEIFQAEMRDNPQDAIAYNALGFSLIEIDPANAKTALPFISKANLMMPNQDFIEDSLAWAYFQLGDLPRAKKYIEKAYHKNKDPEIIAHYIVILDALGNTEKAKDLYHKFELFFGKSEKRAILVENIEWVE; this comes from the coding sequence ATGAAAAAATATTTTAATCTTTTTCTATTTTTAGTATGTGTGACATATCCAGTCTCATTTGCCGAAGAATCAAAGCTTCACACGCCTTTAATTTCAGACGAAAAAGATACTAAACAGGTAGAACCAACCTTTTATAATGAATCGGAAAATAGTGAAGTTTATGATTTTCTAGCGGCTGAAATTGCGGCAAAAAGAGAAGATTGGGATGGCGCTAAGCAGCATTATGATGAATTGTTAGCAAAAAAGAATGATCCTAAGATTTTAGAGCGCCGTATTCAGCTAGATCTTGCTGAAGGGAATATTGCTGAGGCGCTCCCTTTTATTCAGCGTTTAGTGGTGCAGGATCCTAAAAACTTAAGTAACTACAATCTCTTGGCAGAGGCTTATCTTTTAACTGGGGATTTAGAGTATGCGGCAAAAACATATCATCATTTAGTCGAGCTGCTTTACCTGACTGATGATGGCAGTATGGAAACTTCGCCATACTTTGCAATTTTAAAGAAATTTCATGAATTTGAGTTACCGCTTGATACACAAGTGATCTTATTTAAAAATCTTGCAGCACTTGAAGAGTATGATACTTTCCCTTTAGTTTTATTGGCGGGTTTTTTAATTGATAACTCTCGATTTTCTGAAGCAGAGAGCTATCTTGAGCGTGCGCTACAACTTAATCCTGCTAATCCTAAAATTTATGCACTATATACCTATATTTATTGGAATATAGGAACCCCTGAAAAGGCAATTGCTCTTTTAGAAGATGCTTATACGAAGTATGAAGATCCCGAAATTGGATTAGAGCTTGCTAATGCCTTGATCTCAAATTTTGATTATGAAGATGCCTATCAGCATCTAGTGCGTTTAATGATTTCAACAAATGAAGCGCCGATTGTTTTTGAAAAATTCATTGGCATGGCTTATGCGATGGGTAATTACGATAATATTCTAGAGATGCTGACTAATCGCTTAAATCAACCAGAAGAGTTGACGCGTGCAGTATTAAACCTCTTTTACTTCTCAGAGGTTTTAGGTAATAGTGAGAATCTTTTAAAAGTGTTGCCAGAAATAAAAGACCCTACTCCTGAATATCAAGATGCGCTTTTATCAATAAAAGCAAAAATGGCATTATCAGAGCAGCAGTATCAGCAGTTTGAACAATATTTTAAAGAGATCGCAGCGCTTGAGATTTATGATAGTACGGCATTAGCGATTAAAAAGATGATGATTTTGCAAGAAGCAAAAGAGTTTGTCTTGTTAGATAAGGAGATCGCCTTGTCAGGGGAACTTCTAGCTAAAACGAACTCCTCTTATTTAGCCTTTTTGAAGGCAATGAGCGCTTTTGGCCGTGAAGATTACGATAAGATGATTGAGATTTTTCAAGCAGAGATGCGAGATAATCCTCAAGATGCGATTGCTTATAATGCTTTAGGATTCTCTTTAATAGAGATTGACCCTGCAAATGCTAAAACCGCATTACCTTTTATCTCTAAAGCAAATCTCATGATGCCAAATCAGGATTTTATTGAGGATAGTTTAGCGTGGGCTTATTTTCAGTTAGGGGATTTGCCTCGTGCAAAAAAATATATTGAAAAGGCTTACCATAAAAATAAAGACCCAGAGATTATTGCGCACTACATTGTAATTTTAGATGCTTTAGGTAACACAGAAAAAGCGAAAGATCTCTATCATAAATTTGAGCTTTTCTTCGGAAAATCAGAAAAGCGAGCGATTCTTGTCGAAAATATTGAATGGGTAGAGTAA
- a CDS encoding N-acetylmuramoyl-L-alanine amidase, with product MGRVMMCVEKKLRRGKGGIFAFLLLLTIALSNILFAATTVGTGRAENRNGELLVTFPLSQQIKFNSFRLQNPERLVVDIPNAQLQTKVTSLPITSAFVAGVRLGTQQGTDLRIVIDLRQGSIPASAAVVRGKLGYELVIAIGASAGSVRDDLAASGQTVVTQPQEIQVAKSVPKKNILIVLDPGHGGKDPGAHGKAGTREKDVVLQIAKTLQQKINREPNMKAIMTRDSDVFVPLRERVLFARRHKADMFISIHADAGSSKADGASVYILSTSGASSEAARLLARAENQSDLIGGVKISDKDNAIASMLLDLSQEATIESSNALGNHLLKKLSQHANLHKRQVERAGFAVLKAPDIPSVLVETGFISNPKEEQNLRSKKHQGRLADDILAGIKAYYKERPATELVYTTVVQRSDNSAAQVLTPSTPKAVGPSTGQQQPLPELVLESNSQTPASQDVVNQILQDAPPVPEMSIGVQFPEPSGPAIELISEGVQVKSYTTVRGDALSDVATKFKISEAALKKANNLPDNQLRVPVGTVLVIP from the coding sequence ATGGGTAGAGTAATGATGTGTGTTGAAAAGAAGTTAAGAAGAGGAAAGGGCGGAATTTTTGCCTTTCTTCTGCTATTAACTATCGCTTTAAGTAATATCCTTTTTGCTGCAACAACGGTTGGTACAGGTAGGGCTGAGAACCGAAATGGGGAGTTACTGGTAACTTTTCCTTTAAGTCAGCAGATAAAATTTAATAGTTTTCGTTTACAAAATCCAGAACGCTTAGTCGTGGATATTCCTAATGCGCAATTGCAAACAAAAGTAACGTCGTTACCGATTACTTCGGCATTTGTTGCAGGTGTAAGGCTTGGAACGCAGCAAGGAACAGATCTACGAATTGTGATCGATTTGAGGCAAGGCTCAATCCCAGCAAGTGCCGCTGTTGTGAGAGGAAAGCTTGGCTATGAATTAGTGATTGCAATAGGTGCATCTGCTGGCAGTGTTCGAGATGATTTAGCCGCATCAGGGCAAACAGTTGTAACGCAGCCTCAAGAGATCCAAGTAGCGAAATCGGTTCCTAAAAAGAATATTTTAATTGTTTTAGACCCAGGTCATGGCGGTAAAGATCCAGGAGCGCACGGAAAAGCAGGAACTCGAGAGAAAGATGTGGTATTGCAAATTGCCAAGACGCTACAACAGAAAATTAATCGAGAGCCTAATATGAAAGCTATCATGACACGTGATAGTGATGTCTTTGTACCGCTTAGAGAGCGAGTATTATTTGCAAGACGTCATAAGGCTGATATGTTTATCTCTATCCACGCTGATGCTGGTTCTTCTAAAGCAGATGGTGCATCTGTTTATATTCTCTCTACAAGCGGCGCTTCAAGTGAAGCGGCGCGTCTTCTTGCGCGTGCTGAGAATCAGTCGGACTTAATTGGGGGGGTAAAGATCTCTGATAAAGATAATGCCATTGCCTCAATGCTTCTAGACTTATCACAAGAGGCGACAATAGAATCATCAAATGCTTTAGGAAATCATCTATTAAAAAAATTGAGCCAACATGCCAATTTACATAAAAGACAGGTAGAGCGAGCAGGATTTGCAGTGCTTAAAGCACCGGATATTCCTTCTGTATTAGTAGAGACGGGATTTATCTCCAATCCAAAAGAAGAGCAGAATTTACGTAGTAAAAAGCATCAAGGACGTTTAGCGGATGATATTTTAGCAGGGATAAAAGCCTATTATAAAGAGCGCCCGGCAACAGAGCTTGTTTATACAACCGTTGTACAGAGATCCGATAATAGTGCCGCGCAGGTTTTAACGCCATCAACACCTAAAGCTGTAGGGCCTTCAACAGGGCAGCAACAGCCGCTTCCTGAATTAGTATTAGAATCAAATAGTCAAACACCAGCCTCTCAAGATGTTGTAAATCAAATATTACAAGATGCACCGCCCGTTCCAGAGATGTCTATTGGTGTTCAATTTCCTGAGCCATCAGGACCCGCGATTGAGCTTATTTCAGAGGGTGTACAAGTAAAATCTTATACAACCGTTAGGGGAGATGCATTATCGGATGTGGCTACGAAGTTTAAGATAAGTGAAGCGGCGCTTAAAAAAGCGAATAACTTACCTGATAATCAATTAAGGGTGCCTGTGGGAACCGTTTTAGTGATTCCATAA